TTTGCGTTTGCCAAATTGATCTCGGCGGCTGCTTCCTTTACCGCGGCCTGGGCAGTAACGACTCCTCGCTGGGCTTCGATGATCAGCGCTGAAGCTTGCGCCAGTTCTCCTGATCGCAATGTCGCGATGGGTTGCCCAGCTCGAACTCGGTCACCCGCTTTGACATGGAGTCGAACAACTTGCCCGCCAACAGGCGGAGTAACGATCGCACGTCCCTGTGAGGAAGTGGTCACCGTTCCCGGAACCTTGAGTTCTTGCTGAAGCAGCCTCTGTTCGACCGGCTGGGTCTCAATTCCCGCGATCTTGATAGCCTCAGCAGTTAACTGGATGTCTTCGGAGTGACCTGCTTCCTCCTTCGTTGCCCCTGATTCGCCCTCGATGTGTCCAGTTTCTTCGTGGCCATGCTCATCCTTCGCAGCCGTCGCTCCTCCGTCCTTCGCACACCCGCCCAATGCAACAGCGAGACCGGCAAGTATCCAAATCAAGTGGATTCGTTTCATGGGTTCACCTCCAGAATTTGGCCGGAAGCTCGGACAAGTCTTGCCTGTGCTTCGGCAAGGCGAGTTCGTGCTTCGACGTAGGCTTGCTCAAGATCTCGGAGCACTCGGGTCGCGTCCAGGACTTCGATCAGGGTTGTCGCTTGTTCCGTGAGACCGGGGCGAAGGCGATTCACCAGTTCCTTGGCGCGTGCCACTAGTGCCTCGTATTTGCCTACTTGGTCTCTCGCGGACGCAACTTCAATCTGCGCCGCCTTTACTTCGCCCTCGGCCAACTTGGATGCGTCAGTAAACGCCTTGCGGGCGGCTTCGGCCTTGATTCCAGCAGCTCTCGTTTCAGCAGCGACTCGGCCGTGATCGAAGAGCGGGATTGACAGCTGAAGTCGGAGTCCATACCGATCGTCTCGCTCTTGCCAGGGCGTTCTCCTGCCTTGAAGCTCCAGTTCGGGCCTGCCGCTCGCTCGTGAGATGGCAATTTCGGCCTCAGCTAACTGGGTTTGGGCCTCAAGTAGCAACAATTCAGGGCGCTGCCGCTTCAGGGCTTCTGCGTCGGTTGCAACGGGCACTAGCTCTGGAAAGGCACCTTGAAACTCGCGCAATTCAGACAGTCCGGTAACAGACTCAAGCTTGCGAAGCGCTGCATTCTGTTCGGACTGACGCTGCTCGGCGCGAAGCTTTGCTTGCTCAAGGTCGAGGCCGACTTGCGTGAGGTGGAATCCAGGCGCAATTCCACCTTCGACTCGAAGCCGCGTCGCTTCGTATAGCTGCTCGTAAACGGCCTGAACGGCCTTTGCGCTCTTTGCCAACTCTGCAGCGGCGACGGCGGACAGATACGCCTCTAGCACCTCCGTCTGAACGTCGAGCGACACTTGACGAAAGCTGGCTTCAGCTTCCGCGACTAGAGCGCGGCCCGATCGACGGTAGGCGTTTGTTCGGCCAAACAAATCGATCGGTTGAGACAAGACGAGGTCATCATCAGACCCCCCTGTTTCGGGATCAGTCGTGTATCCGACGAGGAGACGCGTGACAGGAAAGGCTCCTAGGGCGCGGCTGGTCAACTTGGCTTGACTCAGTCGCAGACTGGCCGCTTGAAGCACGGGACGATTAGCTCGGGCTGAACGAAGAACGTCGTCAAGCCCGATCTGCTGGGCATGCGCTGAAATGGCGAGGCCAGCGAGACAGAATATGGGTAGGGTTCTCAAGAAATCTCCAACTGAGGTTACGGTCATGGCTCCGCGCAACGCGGAGCGAACAACTAGCTCAGTTGGAAAGGCGGAGCGCGTGAAGAAGTGGATGAGGGCGGCGCATTGGGAAAGCCCAGCTCAATGTGCGCAAAAACGACCTTGCAGACGATGTACCGAACGACCGACAAGCAAATCGCTTCCGGAAGGATTGCGAAAACGAGTTGGAACTGCTGAGACGGGACTGCCGCTTGTTTCTCTTTCGAATCCGTGCAAGAAGTCAGAGTGCAACATTCATGGCAATCTAGTGATCCACTGACCGAGATCGTTCGCTCTGACTGATTCTCCGATTTGCCGTCTAAGCATGGTCCGCGCGGACACGTGGGGCACTCCCTACCGTCGGGCAGCACCCAAGCGCCCGAGCAAGCATGAGCTTGTCCAAGCAGGAGCAACCATATGAGGATTAAAGAGCGGCCCAAAGGCACAACATATTATAGCGAAATTGCGGTGGGACATTGAGTCCCTCTAACGGAGCCCTCAGCGGCTGAGGAACGCGACCTCTGCAAACCGCAACTGCAGAGGTCATTTAGGTTCAAAAATGGCGTGTTTTGTCCAAACTTGCGCTATTTGCGAGCATCGCACTGCAGAGGTCGTGAGTTCGAATCTCATCATCTCCACCAGGTTCAAATGAACTTAAATGGTTCCTAAGATTGGTTCCTAAACCAGAGGGTAGACTATAGGAACCATGGCCAAGGCTATTTCAGGCGAAGGCTCAATCCGAAGGCGGCTTAGCGGCAAGCTCGCTGGCAAGTGGCGGGTTCAGTGGTCGTACGACGACCCCATGTCTAATGAGCTGACGACTGTGGATCGCACCTTCCCGACTCAGGCTGAAGCAGCGAGGTTCCTAAAAGAACTCAAGGTACGGGTTCACACGGGACAGAAAATCGAGGTGGCAAACGCCAAGCGTGCCCTGACGCTCAATACTTGGTTCGATGAACTTGCGGGTACATCGGCGAACGGATTCGCTGGCCGCTGGCAGGAGGACGGGATGAAGCTCAAGACGATCTCAACGAAGGTCAGCCGCTACAACACCCATGTCCGTAATTCTGAGGTTGGAAAGCTTCCAGTCCAGCACATCGACATCGACCGAGCGCGGGCATTCTTTCGAACGATGAAGGAAGAAGGCAAGTCCAAGGCGACGATGAAGGACGTTCAAGGCGTTCTCGTGAAAGTTTTGAACGATGCCATCGACACCTATGAAAAGCTGCCGAATCTTCGCAACCCGTTCTCCAAGGTAAAGCTTGAAACCCCCGAAGTGCGAGAAGCAATTGTCGTGACGCCAAAGGACGCGATGCAGGCTGTCCGAAAGCTCTCGAATGAAGAAGATCGAGCATTTCTCGGCCTTTTCTTTCTGGCGGGTCTCCGATTGAGCGAACACATGGCGATAACCGCAGAGCAAATCGACTTCGATAAGGGCGTGATTGTAATAGACAGGGCGGTGAAGCTTGGACCAACTGGAAAGCAGGACCTCGGCTTGCCAAAGGGCGACAAGGTGAGGCTGGTTACAATGTGCCCAACCTTGGCCGAGTTGCTACGGCCGTTGGTGGAAAAGACTGATAGCTACTTATTCCCGGCGAAGTCTGTCGACAGCCCTCGGATGAAGAAACGGACCTATGAAAACTGGCATCGCATCCTCAAGGAAACGGGCTTACCGGAGGAATTGGAACCGAGAGACTGTCGGCTCAGCCACAACACGTGGCTTGAAAAGTTCTGTCCGAAGGTGAGCTTGTCCACGCGCCTTGAGCACATGGGCCACAGTGTGAATCGAAATAGCTCTGAACACCGTGGTTTGACCGTCAACCTGCGGAACTACACGAGGTTCTTGAGCGATGCGCAGGGGATTCTGAGGAAGGAACTGGAGCGAGTGGTCAAAGCGGCATTGCGTAAAGGGCGTTAGCTTTCCTTCCACCCTTGCTCCAGTTCCTTTTCGCGGAGATAAGCCTCCACTTGACGACGAGTAATCATTGTCGTCCCGCCATCCTTGATGTGACCGAGTTGTCGGGAACGCAGGAGCCGTTTGACCTTCGATTCGCTGATGCTAAGCACGTAGGCTACGTCACCGATTCGATAAGCCAGCTTGTCAAGTCGAGATTCTCGGGAGATGGCATTGTTCATGGGCCACCTCCCTCAGGCAACGGATCCCAGAGAGTCGAGAATTCTTCGGTCTTCGCACTCTTCCAGATGGCGGCACCGAAGCCTTTTGACTCCAACTGCGCAAAAGTAGTGAACGTGACCGACACTGCTGCACGCCTAGTCAGCCGGGACAGGTTGTCGATTCGACGTCGCCCGGCCGTCGTCACAAGGGCGACTGTGAATGGAATGTCCGTCTCGTACGCGGACTGGTAAGCGGTCTCCGCCCAGTACGCCTCGTAGCGCGCAAAAAGCGCCGCCATCTGAGGAAGCGAAGTGTTGCCTCGGTCGAACTCAATGTAGACAGAAAGCATAGAGTCGCCATGCGCGAAGACCGCCAACGCATCTGGCTTCATGAGCCGCTTGATAACTCGCCCGCGAACAACAACCTCATACTCATGTCGGCAGTCGGGTTCTGCTATGTAGCGAAGCAACCGCAAGTCGCTTGATTCCCGGATTGCCACAAGGCGGATCGAGACGACGCCAAGGTGATGCTCAAGGTACATCCGCTCAGGAGAGCGCCGACCATGCCGCTTCATCTCGATTGGATCGAATGAGTTGTCTTCGACGGCGACATCGACTCCGGCTGGGCCGAGGACGTAGATCGTTGAGTTCTGTTGAGGGCCGGTCGCAACAAACGTTCGACGGAGGAACTTACCCTCAACGAGGAGTCTTAGGCGTCGATTAGCGCGGCTGACCGAACTGAAGAACCCTAACTCCATCAGCTGGCCCCGGGAGATCGCCCCGTAACGTGCTATCTCTCCGATGACCCTTCGATCCCGGCTGGTTAGGCGGACGCCGCTCTTTCGAGGCCCGCACTTGCTAGGCTTGCGGCTTGCGGACATGGCGCACCTCCACTTGGCCGTCACCCAAGCTATCCCGAGTTACTCCCAGGCTTGTCCAGCGAGAGGCGATTTCGGCATCAACAGCTTCACAGCCTTGGCCATGAGCAAACATGGACTGCTTCCGAAATTCCGGCACCAAAGACATGTCTACCGGGTCAGCGTTCGGCGTTACCACGCGAATTGGATACATGCCTTGGCGCACGACGAACGTTTCGCCGACCTTGAGGCGCAAGATGGCATCCGTTGCCTCAATGCGAGACAAGGGCATCAGCATCTGAGACATTTCTTTAGCGTCAATCGGGCCGACGTTGAACACAAGCTGCACCGCGCAGTTGTTGCGCATGATTGCTCGCAGGCCGGGTTCTATCTGTGCCTGGCTTTGGTGTGCAAACACAAGCCTGAGTCCATATCTGCGCCCTTCCGTGATGATCTCGGCAAGGCAGCCCTTGGCAAAGTTCTGTCCCTCATCGAGGATGAGCGTGCTCTTGACCCGTTTGTCCTCTGGAATCGTGGCGCGACTTAGTACAGCGTTCCAAACGCCTTGCATGACCATGTCTCCGAGGAAGTCACCAGAACCATGAAGCTGATCCTTCCGAAGCGCGACGAGAAGAATGGCAGCGGGATCGTCAACGATCTGCTGGAGATTGATCGTGCCCTTGCCGCAGAGAATGCGGCGCAGGCGCGGATTCGAGATGATGTTCTGCAGCTTGTTGCTGACCGCCATTTGGCGCTGCAACCGCTGCTCAGGCGTCAGGCGATCAAATAGCTGCAGAAAGTTACGCAGGCAGACATCGGTGATCTTGGCTGCTACACTCGCACGAAACTCGTCGTCGGTGTACATGCGCTCAATCTCCAGAGGACTATTGCGCGTCATGACAAGGGCACGAGAGATATTGCGCATGTCGCTATCGATTTGGACACCCCATGACGTAGCCTGCCGCTCCACTGCATCAACGAAGCCGTCCGCAACGCGAAACGGATCGCCA
The genomic region above belongs to Candidatus Nitrosymbiomonas proteolyticus and contains:
- a CDS encoding phage integrase family protein gives rise to the protein MAKAISGEGSIRRRLSGKLAGKWRVQWSYDDPMSNELTTVDRTFPTQAEAARFLKELKVRVHTGQKIEVANAKRALTLNTWFDELAGTSANGFAGRWQEDGMKLKTISTKVSRYNTHVRNSEVGKLPVQHIDIDRARAFFRTMKEEGKSKATMKDVQGVLVKVLNDAIDTYEKLPNLRNPFSKVKLETPEVREAIVVTPKDAMQAVRKLSNEEDRAFLGLFFLAGLRLSEHMAITAEQIDFDKGVIVIDRAVKLGPTGKQDLGLPKGDKVRLVTMCPTLAELLRPLVEKTDSYLFPAKSVDSPRMKKRTYENWHRILKETGLPEELEPRDCRLSHNTWLEKFCPKVSLSTRLEHMGHSVNRNSSEHRGLTVNLRNYTRFLSDAQGILRKELERVVKAALRKGR
- a CDS encoding type I secretion outer membrane protein TolC, with the translated sequence MLQAASLRLSQAKLTSRALGAFPVTRLLVGYTTDPETGGSDDDLVLSQPIDLFGRTNAYRRSGRALVAEAEASFRQVSLDVQTEVLEAYLSAVAAAELAKSAKAVQAVYEQLYEATRLRVEGGIAPGFHLTQVGLDLEQAKLRAEQRQSEQNAALRKLESVTGLSELREFQGAFPELVPVATDAEALKRQRPELLLLEAQTQLAEAEIAISRASGRPELELQGRRTPWQERDDRYGLRLQLSIPLFDHGRVAAETRAAGIKAEAARKAFTDASKLAEGEVKAAQIEVASARDQVGKYEALVARAKELVNRLRPGLTEQATTLIEVLDATRVLRDLEQAYVEARTRLAEAQARLVRASGQILEVNP
- a CDS encoding hypothetical conserved protein gives rise to the protein MSASRKPSKCGPRKSGVRLTSRDRRVIGEIARYGAISRGQLMELGFFSSVSRANRRLRLLVEGKFLRRTFVATGPQQNSTIYVLGPAGVDVAVEDNSFDPIEMKRHGRRSPERMYLEHHLGVVSIRLVAIRESSDLRLLRYIAEPDCRHEYEVVVRGRVIKRLMKPDALAVFAHGDSMLSVYIEFDRGNTSLPQMAALFARYEAYWAETAYQSAYETDIPFTVALVTTAGRRRIDNLSRLTRRAAVSVTFTTFAQLESKGFGAAIWKSAKTEEFSTLWDPLPEGGGP
- a CDS encoding helix-turn-helix domain protein — its product is MNNAISRESRLDKLAYRIGDVAYVLSISESKVKRLLRSRQLGHIKDGGTTMITRRQVEAYLREKELEQGWKES
- a CDS encoding ATP-binding protein; the protein is MAVISIDRIGDLADRLIARSAAAKIRPGRVVIIDPCDPDWVVPWNPFLQPGDPFRVADGFVDAVERQATSWGVQIDSDMRNISRALVMTRNSPLEIERMYTDDEFRASVAAKITDVCLRNFLQLFDRLTPEQRLQRQMAVSNKLQNIISNPRLRRILCGKGTINLQQIVDDPAAILLVALRKDQLHGSGDFLGDMVMQGVWNAVLSRATIPEDKRVKSTLILDEGQNFAKGCLAEIITEGRRYGLRLVFAHQSQAQIEPGLRAIMRNNCAVQLVFNVGPIDAKEMSQMLMPLSRIEATDAILRLKVGETFVVRQGMYPIRVVTPNADPVDMSLVPEFRKQSMFAHGQGCEAVDAEIASRWTSLGVTRDSLGDGQVEVRHVRKPQA